Proteins from a genomic interval of Medicago truncatula cultivar Jemalong A17 chromosome 3, MtrunA17r5.0-ANR, whole genome shotgun sequence:
- the LOC11419969 gene encoding blue copper protein, with the protein MAFSNALVLCFFLAITMPLPTLATNHIVGDGLGWTVGPDYNTWTSDKTFAVGDSLVFNYVAGHTVDEVKESDYKSCTTGNSISTDSSGATTIPLKEAGTHYFICAIPGHCTFGMKLFVKVKPSSAAPSATPLPSGKGSPSDRTPAATTTTTTPTIQSASSATTISPTVAFFFTVSWILIHHILV; encoded by the exons GCCGACTCTGGCAACAAACCACATTGTTGGAGATGGTTTAGGTTGGACAGTTGGTCCTGATTATAACACATGGACTAGTGACAAAACCTTTGCAGTTGGTGACAGTCTCG TGTTCAACTATGTAGCTGGGCACACAGTGGATGAAGTTAAAGAAAGTGACTATAAATCATGCACAACTGGAAATTCAATTAGTACAGACAGTAGCGGTGCCACAACCATTCCCCTCAAAGAAGCGGGAACACATTACTTCATATGTGCTATTCCTGGACATTGCACATTTGGCATGAAACTCTTTGTTAAGGTTAAGCCTTCTTCTGCTGCTCCTTCTGCAACACCATTACCATCAGGGAAAGGTTCACCTTCCGATCGCACCCCTGCCGCAACAACCACCACCACTACTCCTACCATACAAAGTGCATCTTCAGCTACTACCATCTCACCAACTGTTGCTTTCTTTTTCACTGTTTCCTGGATCTTGATCCATCATATATTAGTGTGA